From Fusobacterium sp. DD2:
TCCCCAATATTATTTAGAACAAGTAAGCGATATAATAAAAAGAACTATGAGATCATTTATAGTTGATGGAATAAAATATCAAAAAATAGGAGATACAGAATATTACTCACAGGAAATTTTTAAAGAGAGTGAACTTTTTGGATATTTAAAAACAGAAATGAGTAAAGAAGGGAATATGGTTAAGAGTTCTAAATCTCCATATACAAATATTGTCGTTGATTCTGAAATAGAGCGTAGTTTTGCTAAAGGTTTGGAAAATAACGAAAATGTTATTGTTTATACCAAATTACCTGGATGGTTTAAGATTCCTACTCCTTTAGGTAATTATAATCCTGACTGGGCAGTACTTATAAAACCTGATTTATCCAAGGATGAGAAGAAGTTATATTTTATTGTTGAAACAAAAGGTTCAATATTTGAGGAAGAGAGAAGAGGAGTAGAAAATATGAAGATTTCTTGTGGAAAAAAACATTTTGAAGCAATTTCACCAGATATAGAATTTGAAGTTTCTAATAATTTTGAACAACTATCAGAGAAATTTTAAGGAATAAGAGAGTATAATTTATAAAAGCTAATAGTGATGGATGCCTTACTGTATATACAGATGGCATCCATTTTTAAATTTTTGTTAAAGTATTAATCCCAGTTATTTTCCCTAAGCAAAGTGCAAAAAAACATGGTAAACTGTATTATAGGGAGATGGGATATAATAAAGTGGATGGAAACACTGGAATGGTGGTGAAGGTAAAAAATGGATAGATCAAATAATAAAATTCTTGCCAAACGGGAGTATATGCTCACAGCACCGATTATGAAGCTTCTCATTAAGCTCTCTATTCCAACTATACTGGGAATGCTTATTACAGTTATATATAACATTACAGATACATTCTTTATTGGGCTATTGGGTAATCCGATGATGATTGCAGCTATAGGAGTGAGTTTTACTATTACGAGCATTATCCAGGCTACTGGTTTTTTAATAGGATATGGCAGTGGAAATTATATGTCTAAAAAAATAGGAGAAGAGGATTTAGATGAAGCAGAGGAAACTTCAACTCTTGCTATTGCACTTTCTATTTTGATAGGAGTTATTATTCTGCTCTTTGTATTTCTATTTACAGAGAGACTATCTGTTTTTCTTATTGGAAGGAGTTCTTCTGGAATACTTGAATATACAATTGGGTATTTAAAAATAGTTGCTTTAGGTGCACCTTTTACAATTTTTTCAATATGTGCCTATAACCAATTAAGGCTATGTGGAAGTCCTACAGAGGGTATGATTGGGATGTTAACAGGGATGCTTGCAAATATCATTCTTGATCCACTATTTATTTTTTATTTTGGTATGGGATTTCAGGGAGCTGCATATGCAACAGTAGCAGGTCAGACACTGGGCAGTATTATATTATTATTTTTTTTAAAGTCCAATTTGAATATAAGGTTATTTAATGTTAAATTTACTGCTGAAAGAATAAGACATATTTTCATTGGTGGAACACCTAATTTTTCAAGACAATCTTTGACAAGTATATCACTTATTTTATTAAATAGAATCTCTATAAATTATGGAGCTGGTTTAGTAGCTGCTATGACAGTGAGTACTAAGATTATCACTGCAATTATTCTTATAGTGATAGGTTGGGAGCAGGCTTTTCAACCTGTGTGTGCAATGAATTTTGGTGCTAAAAAATATGAGAGAATAAAAAAGGCATTTATATACAGTCTGGGAGTGGGAACAGTGTATCTGATTCTGTCAACAGTAGCTATTGTGACCTTTGCAGATAGATGTATTGAGATTTTTCTATATGATAGAAAAGTTATTGATATTGGAGCAACTATCTTAAAATATCAATCGTTGAGTTTGCCATTTATAGGATTCTATGCTTTGATTAGCATGTTTATGCAAAATATTGGAAGATATGGCTGGTCATTATTCATTGCAGCTTGTAGACAGGGAATTATCTATATTCCTGCACTGCTGATACTGTCAAATTCAATTGGAAAATTTGGTGTAATAGTAGCACAGCCACTAAGTGATGTAATATCATTTTTAATTGCATTGAATATTTTGATACAGTTTCTATCTAAGGAGAAGTATAAGATTTAGGGTTGAAAATAAAAAGAAGAAAATTATAAAGTCATGCTGAAATAAGCATGACTTTTTTGAATAAAATACTGGCAGGGTAAATAAATGGATTATTATAAAATTGATAAAAAATCATTTTATTTTTCAAAAAATATTT
This genomic window contains:
- a CDS encoding MATE family efflux transporter, encoding MDRSNNKILAKREYMLTAPIMKLLIKLSIPTILGMLITVIYNITDTFFIGLLGNPMMIAAIGVSFTITSIIQATGFLIGYGSGNYMSKKIGEEDLDEAEETSTLAIALSILIGVIILLFVFLFTERLSVFLIGRSSSGILEYTIGYLKIVALGAPFTIFSICAYNQLRLCGSPTEGMIGMLTGMLANIILDPLFIFYFGMGFQGAAYATVAGQTLGSIILLFFLKSNLNIRLFNVKFTAERIRHIFIGGTPNFSRQSLTSISLILLNRISINYGAGLVAAMTVSTKIITAIILIVIGWEQAFQPVCAMNFGAKKYERIKKAFIYSLGVGTVYLILSTVAIVTFADRCIEIFLYDRKVIDIGATILKYQSLSLPFIGFYALISMFMQNIGRYGWSLFIAACRQGIIYIPALLILSNSIGKFGVIVAQPLSDVISFLIALNILIQFLSKEKYKI